From Vanacampus margaritifer isolate UIUO_Vmar chromosome 8, RoL_Vmar_1.0, whole genome shotgun sequence, a single genomic window includes:
- the mych gene encoding myelocytomatosis oncogene homolog — protein MLQSFAQSQDWLYSEPLLFDEEFCQILMKDLQSLPTPPQSPPMKAGVSGGAKPLSSGDQLSFVSDILLEDHDMQLNWNCAFIHDKEGGGRSGGGGGQPRSPSLDEDEAESMEDGLWSCLASDKSPVEKLAASVLGSSPLLSDMDTSIFEGLAGSTLDCQSLMESQETAEATSDYYSAGGDASTYSSSDSDEEEEIDVVTVGRCPSSRQLQEEEEEEEQRRALRRHNFEIQLQHNYAAPRPASPPPSSSNKRSRAHYASPSARYHHHHHASSRHPAETEDEEERRRTHNVMERQRRNELKNCFVRLRDNVPELSLNDKASKVVILKKARDCIHDLENGARRLQVRRDKLRAKQEELKARLQHLRRPVRS, from the exons atgttgcaaagctTCGCCCAGTCGCAGGACTGGCTCTACTCGGAGCCGCTGCTCTTCGACGAAGAGTTCTGCCAAATTCTGATGAAGGACCTCCAGTCGCTGCCCACTCCCCCGCAGTCGCCCCCCATGAAGGCAGGCGTCAGCGGGGGGGCCAAGCCCCTCTCCAGCGGCGACCAGCTGAGTTTTGTGTCCGACATCCTGCTGGAGGACCACGACATGCAGCTCAACTGGAACTGCGCCTTCATTCACGACAAGGAGGGGGGTGGCAGGAGCGGCGGGGGAGGGGGCCAGCCCCGCTCCCCCTCCCTGGATGAGGACGAGGCGGAGAGCATGGAGGACGGCCTGTGGAGCTGCCTGGCGTCGGACAAGAGCCCGGTGGAGAAGCTGGCGGCGTCGGTGCTGGGCTCCAGCCCGCTGCTGTCCGACATGGACACCAGCATCTTCGAGGGGCTCGCCGGCTCCACGCTGGACTGCCAGAGCCTGATGGAGAGCCAGGAGACGGCCGAGGCCACGTCGGACTACTACTCGGCCGGAGGGGACGCGTCCACGTACTCGTCTAGCGACTCCG atgaggaggaggagatcgACGTGGTGACGGTCGGCCGCTGCCCGTCGTCCCGCCAgctgcaggaggaggaggaagaggaggagcagcGCCGCGCTCTCCGCCGCCACAACTTTGAAATCCAGCTGCAGCACAACTACGCCGCGCCGCGCCCGGCCTCCCCGCCGCCGTCCTCGTCCAACAAGCGCTCCCGCGCACACTACGCCTCGCCGTCCGCCCGCTACCACCATCATCACCACGCGTCGTCGCGCCATCCGGCCGAGacggaggacgaggaggagcgACGTCGGACGCACAACGTGATGGAGCGTCAGCGGCGCAACGAGCTGAAGAACTGCTTCGTGCGCCTGCGCGACAACGTCCCCGAGTTGTCGCTCAACGACAAAGCGTCCAAGGTGGTCATCCTGAAGAAGGCCAGAGACTGCATCCACGACCTGGAGAACGGCGCCCGCCGGCTGCAGGTCCGCCGGGACAAACTGCGCGCCAAGCAGGAGGAGCTCAAAGCGCGACTGCAGCACCTACGGAGGCCCGTCCGCTCCtga
- the LOC144057090 gene encoding uncharacterized protein LOC144057090 gives MYISERSMECLPQVFSNFDDDFCQSLKDLQSLATPSDSPPVKAGLSKGDQLSFVSDILLEDCDMQLNWNCAFFHSDDDDDGGGGGGGRGRPGSPAEEESLWRCLASDKSLEEMLADMDAGIFEGLAGSVLDCHNLMESQETGEAASDDCSTGGDGSTYSSSDSEEEIDVVTVGRCPSRQQQDDEDERLALQRHLCVDIRLQHNYAAPPPASPPPPSCSNKHIRRHPHHHASSRHLPETEDEGERRRTHNVMERQRRNELKNCFVRLRDNVPELSRNDRASKALILKKARDCVRGLGEKNRRLRAKRDKLRAKQEELKARLRHLRLPVRL, from the exons ATGTATATTTCGGAAAGAAGCATGGAGTGCCTGCCGCAAGTCTTCTCCAACTTTGATGACGACTTCTGCCAAAGTTTGAAGGACCTCCAATCACTGGCCACGCCCTCAGATTCGCCCCCCGTGAAGGCGGGCCTCTCCAAGGGTGACCAGCTGAGCTTTGTGTCCGATATCCTCCTGGAGGACTGCGACATGCAGCTCAACTGGAACTGCGCCTTCTTCCACTcggacgatgacgacgatggcggcggcggcggggggggaCGAGGGCGTCCCGGTTCCCCCGCGGAGGAGGAGAGCCTTTGGCGCTGCCTGGCGTCTGACAAAAGCCTGGAGGAGATGCTGGCCGACATGGACGCCGGCATCTTCGAGGGGCTCGCCGGCTCCGTGCTGGACTGCCACAACCTGATGGAGAGCCAAGAAACGGGCGAGGCCGCCTCCGACGACTGCTCTACCGGTGGCGACGGGTCCACGTATTCGTCCAGCGACTCGG AGGAGGAGATCGACGTGGTGACGGTTGGCCGCTGCCCCTCCAGACAGCAGCAGGACGACGAGGACGAGCGTCTCGCTCTCCAGCGCCACCTCTGCGTCGACATCCGGCTGCAGCACAACTACGCCGCGCCTCCTCCCgcttcgccgccgccgccgtcctgcTCCAACAAGCACATCCGCCGCCATCCTCACCACCACGCGTCGTCGCGCCACCTGCCGGAAACGGAGGACGAGGGGGAGCGGCGTCGGACTCACAACGTGATGGAACGCCAGCGCCGCAACGAGCTGAAGAACTGCTTCGTGCGCCTGCGCGACAACGTCCCCGAGTTGTCCCGCAACGACCGGGCCTCCAAGGCGCTGATCTTGAAGAAGGCCAGAGACTGCGTCCGCGGCCTGGGGGAGAAAAACCGCCGGCTGCGGGCCAAGCGGGACAAACTGCGGGCCAAGCAGGAGGAGCTCAAAGCGCGGCTGCGGCACCTGCGCTTGCCGGTTCGCTTGTGA